Proteins from a genomic interval of Chanodichthys erythropterus isolate Z2021 chromosome 8, ASM2448905v1, whole genome shotgun sequence:
- the tulp3 gene encoding tubby-related protein 3 isoform X1 codes for MSYYSRPSSSSSFASTATTSALEDDSLNLRQQKLEKQRALLEQKQRRKRQEPLMVQPNSEGRPRRSRPRRSEEQAPLVETQVSTASDIILDGIDGPAALLGSEAPDLGSKIQVLSVSQPQQPSPPTAEEPETDADTDTLLEPKTDIHTLLQRRGLSGSMNYDEASEDDDDEAEDQSRSLSPNTESTRPASASSTKSNTECIPVSSPSAEGSSIEVDNLEEFVLRPAPRGVTVKCRISRDKKGMDRGLYPTYFMHLEREDGKKVFLLAGRKRKKSKTSNYLISVDATDLSREGESFIGKLRSNLMGTKFTVYDNGTNPSKTPGALLEETNTRQELAAICYETNVLGFKGPRKMTVIIPGMNMNFERVPVRPPCEQESLLSKWQNHSLENLIELHNKAPVWNDDTQSYVLNFHGRVTQASVKNFQIVHDNDPDYIVMQFGRVAEDIFTLDFNYPMCALQAFAIGLSSFDSKLACE; via the exons ATGAGTTACTACAGCAG ACCCTCCAGTTCCTCCAGCTTCGCGTCCACCGCCACCACCAG TGCGCTGGAGGACGACAGTCTGAACCTCAGACAGCAGAAACTGGAGAAACAG AGGGCACTGTTGGAGCAGAAGCAGCGGCGGAAACGGCAGGAGCCGCTGATGGTCCAGCCAAACTCAGAGGGACGTCCGCGGCGCTCACGGCCCCGCCGCAGTGAGGAACAAGCGCCGCTCGTGGAGACCCAGGTCAGCACGGCCAGTGACATCATCCTTGACG GTATCGACGGGCCCGCGGCGCTGCTGGGATCGGAAGCTCCGGATCTGGGCAGTAAGATCCAGGTTCTGTCCGTCAGTCAGCCGCAGCAGCCCTCACCGCCCACCGCAGAAGAGCCAGAGACAGACGCCGACACCGACACACTGCTGGAACCCAAGACTGACATACACACACTGCTGCAGAGACGCG GACTGTCGGGCAGCATGAACTACGATGAAGCCAGCGAGGATGATGACGATGAAGCCGAAGACCAAAGCCGATCGCTGTCCCCGAACACAGAGAGCACGAGACCTGCGTCGGCCTCCAGCACTAAATCCAACACG GAGTGTATCCCGGTGAGTTCTCCATCGGCTGAGGGCTCCTCCATTGAGGTGGATAATCTGGAGGAGTTTGTGCTCCGTCCGGCTCCGCGGGGAGTCACGGTCAAGTGTCGCATCTCACGGGATAAGAAGGGCATGGACCGCGGCCTCTACCCCACATACTTCATGCACCTGGAGAGGGAAGACGGCAAGAAG GTGTTTTTATTGGCTGGACGCAAGAGGAAAAAGAGCAAGACATCAAACTATCTGATCTCTGTAGATGCCACGGATCTGTCCCGGGAGGGCGAGAGCTTCATAGGGAAACTGAG GTCTAATCTGATGGGAACGAAGTTTACCGTTTATGATAACGGCACGAACCCTTCGAAGACCCCCGGAGCGTTGCTGGAGGAAACCAACACACGTCAGGAGCTTGCCGCCATTTgttat gaGACCAATGTTCTGGGCTTCAAAGGGCCACGGAAGATGACTGTGATCATTCCCGGCATGAACATGAATTTCGAACGGGTCCCGGTCCGGCCCCCTTGT GAGCAGGAGTCTCTTCTGAGTAAATGGCAGAATCATTCGCTGGAGAATCTGATAGAGCTGCATAATAAAGCGCCAGTGTGGAACGACGACACGCAGTCATACGTGCTAAACTTCCACGGCAGAGTCACGCAGGCCTCCGTCAAGAACTTCCAGATCGTCCACGACAATGACC CGGATTACATTGTGATGCAGTTTGGCCGTGTGGCAGAGGACATCTTCACTCTGGACTTTAACTACCCCATGTGTGCCCTGCAGGCGTTTGCTATCGGTCTGTCCAGCTTCGACAGCAAACTGGCCTGCGAGTGA
- the tulp3 gene encoding tubby-related protein 3 isoform X3, translating into MVQPNSEGRPRRSRPRRSEEQAPLVETQVSTASDIILDGIDGPAALLGSEAPDLGSKIQVLSVSQPQQPSPPTAEEPETDADTDTLLEPKTDIHTLLQRRGLSGSMNYDEASEDDDDEAEDQSRSLSPNTESTRPASASSTKSNTECIPVSSPSAEGSSIEVDNLEEFVLRPAPRGVTVKCRISRDKKGMDRGLYPTYFMHLEREDGKKVFLLAGRKRKKSKTSNYLISVDATDLSREGESFIGKLRSNLMGTKFTVYDNGTNPSKTPGALLEETNTRQELAAICYETNVLGFKGPRKMTVIIPGMNMNFERVPVRPPCEQESLLSKWQNHSLENLIELHNKAPVWNDDTQSYVLNFHGRVTQASVKNFQIVHDNDPDYIVMQFGRVAEDIFTLDFNYPMCALQAFAIGLSSFDSKLACE; encoded by the exons ATGGTCCAGCCAAACTCAGAGGGACGTCCGCGGCGCTCACGGCCCCGCCGCAGTGAGGAACAAGCGCCGCTCGTGGAGACCCAGGTCAGCACGGCCAGTGACATCATCCTTGACG GTATCGACGGGCCCGCGGCGCTGCTGGGATCGGAAGCTCCGGATCTGGGCAGTAAGATCCAGGTTCTGTCCGTCAGTCAGCCGCAGCAGCCCTCACCGCCCACCGCAGAAGAGCCAGAGACAGACGCCGACACCGACACACTGCTGGAACCCAAGACTGACATACACACACTGCTGCAGAGACGCG GACTGTCGGGCAGCATGAACTACGATGAAGCCAGCGAGGATGATGACGATGAAGCCGAAGACCAAAGCCGATCGCTGTCCCCGAACACAGAGAGCACGAGACCTGCGTCGGCCTCCAGCACTAAATCCAACACG GAGTGTATCCCGGTGAGTTCTCCATCGGCTGAGGGCTCCTCCATTGAGGTGGATAATCTGGAGGAGTTTGTGCTCCGTCCGGCTCCGCGGGGAGTCACGGTCAAGTGTCGCATCTCACGGGATAAGAAGGGCATGGACCGCGGCCTCTACCCCACATACTTCATGCACCTGGAGAGGGAAGACGGCAAGAAG GTGTTTTTATTGGCTGGACGCAAGAGGAAAAAGAGCAAGACATCAAACTATCTGATCTCTGTAGATGCCACGGATCTGTCCCGGGAGGGCGAGAGCTTCATAGGGAAACTGAG GTCTAATCTGATGGGAACGAAGTTTACCGTTTATGATAACGGCACGAACCCTTCGAAGACCCCCGGAGCGTTGCTGGAGGAAACCAACACACGTCAGGAGCTTGCCGCCATTTgttat gaGACCAATGTTCTGGGCTTCAAAGGGCCACGGAAGATGACTGTGATCATTCCCGGCATGAACATGAATTTCGAACGGGTCCCGGTCCGGCCCCCTTGT GAGCAGGAGTCTCTTCTGAGTAAATGGCAGAATCATTCGCTGGAGAATCTGATAGAGCTGCATAATAAAGCGCCAGTGTGGAACGACGACACGCAGTCATACGTGCTAAACTTCCACGGCAGAGTCACGCAGGCCTCCGTCAAGAACTTCCAGATCGTCCACGACAATGACC CGGATTACATTGTGATGCAGTTTGGCCGTGTGGCAGAGGACATCTTCACTCTGGACTTTAACTACCCCATGTGTGCCCTGCAGGCGTTTGCTATCGGTCTGTCCAGCTTCGACAGCAAACTGGCCTGCGAGTGA
- the tulp3 gene encoding tubby-related protein 3 isoform X2, with the protein MILASVRQLIHLSRALLEQKQRRKRQEPLMVQPNSEGRPRRSRPRRSEEQAPLVETQVSTASDIILDGIDGPAALLGSEAPDLGSKIQVLSVSQPQQPSPPTAEEPETDADTDTLLEPKTDIHTLLQRRGLSGSMNYDEASEDDDDEAEDQSRSLSPNTESTRPASASSTKSNTECIPVSSPSAEGSSIEVDNLEEFVLRPAPRGVTVKCRISRDKKGMDRGLYPTYFMHLEREDGKKVFLLAGRKRKKSKTSNYLISVDATDLSREGESFIGKLRSNLMGTKFTVYDNGTNPSKTPGALLEETNTRQELAAICYETNVLGFKGPRKMTVIIPGMNMNFERVPVRPPCEQESLLSKWQNHSLENLIELHNKAPVWNDDTQSYVLNFHGRVTQASVKNFQIVHDNDPDYIVMQFGRVAEDIFTLDFNYPMCALQAFAIGLSSFDSKLACE; encoded by the exons ATGATTCTAGCGAGTGTTCGTCAACTTATTCATCTTTCT AGGGCACTGTTGGAGCAGAAGCAGCGGCGGAAACGGCAGGAGCCGCTGATGGTCCAGCCAAACTCAGAGGGACGTCCGCGGCGCTCACGGCCCCGCCGCAGTGAGGAACAAGCGCCGCTCGTGGAGACCCAGGTCAGCACGGCCAGTGACATCATCCTTGACG GTATCGACGGGCCCGCGGCGCTGCTGGGATCGGAAGCTCCGGATCTGGGCAGTAAGATCCAGGTTCTGTCCGTCAGTCAGCCGCAGCAGCCCTCACCGCCCACCGCAGAAGAGCCAGAGACAGACGCCGACACCGACACACTGCTGGAACCCAAGACTGACATACACACACTGCTGCAGAGACGCG GACTGTCGGGCAGCATGAACTACGATGAAGCCAGCGAGGATGATGACGATGAAGCCGAAGACCAAAGCCGATCGCTGTCCCCGAACACAGAGAGCACGAGACCTGCGTCGGCCTCCAGCACTAAATCCAACACG GAGTGTATCCCGGTGAGTTCTCCATCGGCTGAGGGCTCCTCCATTGAGGTGGATAATCTGGAGGAGTTTGTGCTCCGTCCGGCTCCGCGGGGAGTCACGGTCAAGTGTCGCATCTCACGGGATAAGAAGGGCATGGACCGCGGCCTCTACCCCACATACTTCATGCACCTGGAGAGGGAAGACGGCAAGAAG GTGTTTTTATTGGCTGGACGCAAGAGGAAAAAGAGCAAGACATCAAACTATCTGATCTCTGTAGATGCCACGGATCTGTCCCGGGAGGGCGAGAGCTTCATAGGGAAACTGAG GTCTAATCTGATGGGAACGAAGTTTACCGTTTATGATAACGGCACGAACCCTTCGAAGACCCCCGGAGCGTTGCTGGAGGAAACCAACACACGTCAGGAGCTTGCCGCCATTTgttat gaGACCAATGTTCTGGGCTTCAAAGGGCCACGGAAGATGACTGTGATCATTCCCGGCATGAACATGAATTTCGAACGGGTCCCGGTCCGGCCCCCTTGT GAGCAGGAGTCTCTTCTGAGTAAATGGCAGAATCATTCGCTGGAGAATCTGATAGAGCTGCATAATAAAGCGCCAGTGTGGAACGACGACACGCAGTCATACGTGCTAAACTTCCACGGCAGAGTCACGCAGGCCTCCGTCAAGAACTTCCAGATCGTCCACGACAATGACC CGGATTACATTGTGATGCAGTTTGGCCGTGTGGCAGAGGACATCTTCACTCTGGACTTTAACTACCCCATGTGTGCCCTGCAGGCGTTTGCTATCGGTCTGTCCAGCTTCGACAGCAAACTGGCCTGCGAGTGA